A single genomic interval of Vulpes lagopus strain Blue_001 chromosome 19, ASM1834538v1, whole genome shotgun sequence harbors:
- the CTNNB1 gene encoding catenin beta-1 encodes MATQADLMELDMAMEPDRKAAVSHWQQQSYLDSGIHSGATTTAPSLSGKGNPEEEDVDTTQVLYEWEQGFSQSFTQEQVADIDGQYAMTRAQRVRAAMFPETLDEGMQIPSTQFDAAHPTNVQRLAEPSQMLKHAVVNLINYQDDAELATRAIPELTKLLNDEDQVVVNKAAVMVHQLSKKEASRHAIMRSPQMVSAIVRTMQNTNDVETARCTAGTLHNLSHHREGLLAIFKSGGIPALVKMLGSPVDSVLFYAITTLHNLLLHQEGAKMAVRLAGGLQKMVALLNKTNVKFLAITTDCLQILAYGNQESKLIILASGGPQALVNIMRTYTYEKLLWTTSRVLKVLSVCSSNKPAIVEAGGMQALGLHLTDPSQRLVQNCLWTLRNLSDAATKQEGMEGLLGTLVQLLGSDDINVVTCAAGILSNLTCNNYKNKMMVCQVGGIEALVRTVLRAGDREDITEPAICALRHLTSRHQEAEMAQNAVRLHYGLPVVVKLLHPPSHWPLIKATVGLIRNLALCPANHAPLREQGAIPRLVQLLVRAHQDTQRRTSMGGTQQQFVEGVRMEEIVEGCTGALHILARDVHNRIVIRGLNTIPLFVQLLYSPIENIQRVAAGVLCELAQDKEAAEAIEAEGATAPLTELLHSRNEGVATYAAAVLFRMSEDKPQDYKKRLSVELTSSLFRTEPMAWNETADLGLDIGAQGEPLGYRQDDPSYRSFHSGGYGQDALGMDPMMEHEMGGHHPGADYPVDGLPDLGHAQDLMDGLPPGDSNQLAWFDTDL; translated from the exons ATGGCTACCCAAG CTGATTTGATGGAGCTGGACATGGCCATGGAGCCAGACAGAAAAGCAGCTGTTAGTCACTGGCAGCAACAGTCTTACCTGGATTCTGGAATCCATTCTGGTGCCACTACCACAGCTCCTTCTCTCAGTGGTAAAGGCAATCCCGAGGAAGAAGATGTGGATACCACCCAAGTCCTGTATGAGTGGGAACAGGGCTTTTCTCAGTCCTTCACTCAAGAACAAGTAGCTG atattGATGGTCAGTATGCAATGACTCGAGCTCAGAGGGTGCGGGCTGCTATGTTCCCTGAGACATTAGATGAAGGCATGCAGATCCCATCTACACAGTTCGATGCTGCTCATCCTACTAATGTCCAGCGTTTGGCTGAACCGTCACAGATGCTGAAACATGCAGTTGTAAATTTGATTAACTATCAAGATGATGCAGAACTTGCCACACGTGCAATCCCTGAACTGACAAAACTGCTAAATGATGAGGACCAG GTGGTGGTTAATAAGGCTGCAGTTATGGTCCATCAGCTTTCTAAAAAGGAAGCTTCCAGACACGCCATCATGCGTTCTCCTCAGATGGTGTCTGCTATTGTACGCACCATGCAGAATACAAATGATGTGGAAACAGCTCGCTGTACTGCTGGGACCTTGCACAATCTTTCTCATCATCGTGAGGGCTTGCTGGCCATCTTTAAGTCTGGGGGCATTCCTGCCCTGGTGAAGATGCTTGG ttcACCAGTGGATTCTGTATTATTTTATGCCATTACAACTCTCCACAACCTTTTATTACATCAAGAAGGAGCTAAAATGGCAGTACGTTTAGCCGGTGGACTGCAGAAAATGGTTGCCTTGCTCaacaaaacaaatgttaaattcTTGGCTATTACAACAGACTGCCTTCAGATTTTAGCTTACGGGAATCAAGAAAGCAAG CTGATCATTCTGGCTAGTGGTGGACCTCAAGCTTTAGTAAATATAATGAGGACCTACACTTATGAGAAACTTCTGTGGACCACAAGCAGAGTATTGAAGGTGCTGTCTGTGTGCTCTAGTAATAAACCAGCTATTGTAGAAGCAG GTGGAATGCAGGCTTTAGGGCTTCACCTGACAGATCCAAGTCAACGTCTTGTTCAGAATTGTCTTTGGACTCTAAGGAATCTATCAGATGCTGCAACTAAACAG GAAGGGATGGAAGGTCTTCTTGGGACTCTTGTTCAGCTTCTGGGCTCAGATGATATAAATGTGGTCACGTGTGCAGCTGGAATTCTTTCTAATCTCACTTGCAATAATTATAAGAACAAGATGATGGTCTGCCAAGTGGGTGGTATAGAGGCTCTTGTGCGTACTGTCCTTCGTGCTGGTGACAGGGAGGACATTACTGAGCCTGCCATCTGTGCTCTTCGTCATCTGACCAGCCGACACCAGGAAGCAGAGATGGCCCAGAATGCTGTTCGCCTTCACTATGGACTGCCAGTTGTGGTTAAACTCCTACACCCACCATCCCATTGGCCTCTAATAAAG GCTACCGTTGGATTGATTCGAAATCTTGCCCTTTGTCCAGCAAATCATGCACCTCTGCGTGAGCAGGGTGCCATTCCACGACTAGTTCAGTTGCTGGTTCGTGCCCATCAGGATACCCAGCGCCGTACATCTATGGGTGGAACACAGCAGCAGTTTGTG GAGGGGGTCCGTATGGAAGAAATTGTTGAAGGTTGTACTGGAGCCCTTCATATCCTAGCTCGGGATGTTCACAACCGAATCGTAATCAGAGGACTAAATACCATTCCATTGTTTGTGCAG CTGCTTTATTCTCCCATTGAAAATATCCAAAGAGTAGCTGCAGGGGTCCTCTGTGAACTTGCTCAGGACAAGGAGGCTGCAGAAGCCATTGAAGCGGAGGGAGCCACAGCTCCTCTGACAGAGTTACTTCACTCTAGGAACGAAGGTGTAG CAACATATGCAGCTGCTGTTTTGTTCCGAATGTCTGAGGACAAGCCACAGGATTACAAGAAACGGCTTTCGGTTGAGCTGACCAGTTCTCTCTTCAGAACGGAGCCAATGGCTTGGAATGAG ACTGCTGATCTTGGACTTGATATTGGTGCCCAGGGAGAACCCCTTGGATATCGCCAGGATG ATCCCAGCTATCGTTCTTTTCACTCTGGTGGATATGGCCAGGATGCCTTGGGTATGGACCCCATGATGGAGCATGAGATGGGTGGCCACCACCCTGGTGCTGACTATCCAGTTGATGGGCTGCCAGATCTGGGGCATGCCCAGGACCTCATGGATGGGCTGCCTCCAGGCGACAGCAATCAGCTGGCCTGGTTTGATACTGACCTGTAA